A stretch of alpha proteobacterium HIMB59 DNA encodes these proteins:
- a CDS encoding phosphate uptake regulator, PhoU (PFAM: PhoU domain~TIGRFAM: phosphate transport system regulatory protein PhoU) has protein sequence MQHTDKNYEKQINSINEQLVKMGSILEQQFSDALKVVASRDQNLANTVIEKDNLINQLNHEISDLVFQIIAMRQPMADDLRFLFCSIKIIRDLERIGDHLTTVAKKGYRVSTNIPDQLIEKLEVLGGKASVMTHDALNCLFDRKLADADKIAERDNIIDDLHGSFIKDVLSYMKEHDDFIPDSLALIQISKGIERIGDYVTNIMEEVHFLIEGKYNNS, from the coding sequence ATGCAACATACAGATAAAAATTATGAAAAGCAGATTAACTCAATTAATGAACAGCTAGTTAAGATGGGATCAATTTTAGAACAGCAGTTTAGCGATGCTCTAAAAGTTGTTGCTTCAAGAGACCAAAATTTAGCAAATACCGTCATTGAAAAAGATAACTTAATAAATCAACTAAATCACGAAATTAGTGATTTAGTTTTTCAAATTATTGCAATGAGACAGCCGATGGCAGATGATCTAAGATTTTTATTTTGTTCAATTAAAATTATCAGAGATTTGGAAAGAATAGGTGACCATTTAACTACAGTCGCAAAAAAAGGTTATAGAGTAAGTACTAACATTCCTGACCAATTAATTGAAAAACTTGAGGTATTAGGTGGGAAAGCATCTGTGATGACCCATGATGCATTAAATTGTTTGTTTGATAGAAAACTGGCAGATGCTGATAAAATAGCCGAACGAGATAATATTATTGATGATTTACATGGTAGTTTTATCAAAGACGTCCTCTCTTATATGAAAGAGCACGATGATTTTATTCCAGACTCTTTAGCTTTAATCCAGATTTCAAAAGGTATTGAGCGTATTGGAGATTATGTAACCAACATTATGGAAGAAGTACATTTCTTAATTGAAGGTAAGTACAATAATTCTTAA
- a CDS encoding putative 2-aminoethylphosphonate ABC transporter, permease protein (PFAM: Binding-protein-dependent transport system inner membrane component~TIGRFAM: putative 2-aminoethylphosphonate ABC transporter, permease protein) — protein MKKSKDDYLTVFFIGIAATYILVSLALPMYAILSKSIENKDGIFIGLDNYKYYFSNPSLFYSIYNSLYVSIISTIISVSLSFMFAFALTRSCMVAKPFFRSIAMIPILLPSLLAGIALIYLFGNQGIFKELLMGRSIYGPIGIIMAEVFYTFPHALLIIITALSIADARLYEAATVLRAGPIKTFFTVTIPSAKYGLMSACFVVFTLVITDFGIPKVVGGQYNVLAIDVYKQVIGQQNFEMGAVVSVVLLIPAMLAFIVDRIVQKKQVSILTARSVVYQPKKNKVLDTIMLAYCTIISLCILTVVGMCLYASLIKFWPYNLSLSLNNYQFDLMDGGGWDSYYNSIKMASYAALFGTIIVFTTAYFVEKARSFKSARTMMHLLSMMPMAIPGMVLGLAYIFFFNNPNNPFNFIYGTMAILVICTITHFYTVSHLTALTALKQIDNEFESVASSLKQPFYKMFFSVTVPISLPAIFEIGIYFFVNAMTTVSAVVFIYGPKTTLASVAVLNMDDAGDIAPAAAMGMMIFFTNAAVRIAYVVFTKNILSRFQNWRFKTA, from the coding sequence ATGAAAAAAAGTAAAGACGATTATTTAACCGTTTTTTTTATTGGAATTGCAGCTACTTATATCTTGGTGTCCTTGGCTCTGCCAATGTATGCAATCTTATCTAAAAGTATTGAGAACAAAGATGGTATTTTTATTGGATTAGATAATTATAAATACTACTTTTCCAACCCTTCACTTTTTTATTCGATTTATAACAGTTTATACGTCTCCATTATTTCTACAATTATTTCAGTGAGCTTATCGTTCATGTTTGCTTTTGCATTAACCCGTAGCTGCATGGTTGCTAAACCTTTTTTCCGCTCTATTGCAATGATCCCCATACTTTTACCCTCCTTATTGGCTGGAATAGCTTTAATTTATTTATTTGGTAATCAAGGAATATTTAAGGAGCTATTGATGGGAAGAAGTATTTATGGGCCTATTGGGATTATCATGGCTGAAGTATTTTATACATTTCCCCATGCCTTATTAATTATTATCACTGCTTTATCAATCGCTGATGCAAGATTGTACGAAGCGGCAACCGTATTGCGCGCAGGCCCAATCAAAACATTTTTTACAGTCACTATTCCCTCAGCAAAATATGGATTAATGAGTGCCTGTTTTGTGGTGTTCACACTTGTAATAACTGACTTCGGTATCCCCAAGGTTGTGGGCGGACAATATAATGTTTTAGCAATTGATGTTTATAAACAGGTCATTGGACAACAAAATTTTGAAATGGGAGCAGTAGTAAGTGTTGTTCTTTTAATTCCAGCTATGCTCGCTTTTATTGTTGATAGAATTGTACAAAAAAAACAAGTTTCTATTTTGACAGCTCGCTCTGTTGTATATCAGCCAAAGAAAAACAAAGTGCTAGATACTATTATGCTTGCATACTGCACAATTATTTCACTTTGCATTTTGACAGTTGTTGGAATGTGTCTATACGCAAGTTTAATTAAATTCTGGCCTTACAACCTTTCATTGTCATTGAATAATTATCAATTTGATTTGATGGATGGGGGAGGTTGGGACTCTTATTATAATTCTATTAAAATGGCTTCTTATGCCGCTTTATTTGGCACCATTATTGTGTTTACCACAGCTTACTTTGTTGAAAAAGCACGATCATTTAAATCTGCGAGAACAATGATGCATTTACTTTCCATGATGCCTATGGCCATACCCGGAATGGTTTTAGGATTAGCTTACATATTCTTTTTTAATAATCCCAATAACCCATTTAATTTTATTTATGGAACGATGGCCATATTAGTGATTTGTACTATTACTCACTTTTATACTGTTTCTCATTTAACAGCGCTCACGGCATTAAAGCAAATCGACAATGAATTTGAGAGCGTCGCCTCTTCTTTAAAGCAGCCTTTTTATAAAATGTTTTTTTCGGTCACGGTTCCAATAAGTCTTCCTGCAATATTTGAAATTGGCATTTATTTCTTTGTTAATGCAATGACCACCGTATCAGCAGTCGTTTTTATCTATGGACCTAAAACTACCTTGGCATCTGTAGCAGTGCTTAATATGGATGATGCGGGAGATATCGCCCCCGCTGCTGCAATGGGAATGATGATCTTCTTCACAAATGCTGCTGTGAGGATTGCTTATGTAGTTTTCACAAAAAATATCCTATCGCGATTTCAAAATTGGAGGTTTAAAACAGCTTAA
- a CDS encoding phosphate ABC transporter, ATP-binding protein (PFAM: ABC transporter~TIGRFAM: phosphate ABC transporter, ATP-binding protein): MVDNNIDFALKTNNVYVHYGNKMAINNVSLDFPKNEVTSLIGPSGCGKSTFLRCLNRMNDVIDNCKVEGSFIMNNTIDIYSNDLPIESLREKIGMVFQKPNPFPKSIYENVAYGPKIHGITSSKSELDDVVKESLNRAGLYEEVKDRLDDVATGLSGGQQQRLCIARAISIKPEIILMDEPCSALDPIATAKIEQLINELKQNYTIIIVTHSMAQASRVSYKTAFFHLGNLVEYGDTSKIFTKPDNQKTNDYITGRFG, translated from the coding sequence ATGGTAGATAACAATATCGATTTTGCACTAAAGACTAATAATGTTTATGTGCATTACGGGAATAAGATGGCCATTAATAACGTATCGCTCGATTTTCCTAAAAATGAGGTAACATCCTTGATTGGCCCTTCAGGTTGCGGAAAGTCTACTTTTTTAAGATGTCTTAATAGAATGAACGATGTGATTGATAACTGTAAGGTTGAGGGATCATTTATTATGAATAATACAATTGATATTTACAGCAATGATTTACCAATTGAAAGTTTAAGAGAAAAAATCGGAATGGTTTTTCAAAAACCAAACCCTTTCCCAAAAAGTATTTATGAAAATGTCGCTTATGGTCCTAAGATTCATGGAATTACTTCCTCCAAAAGCGAATTAGATGACGTGGTTAAAGAGTCTCTAAACCGTGCTGGTCTTTATGAAGAGGTTAAAGATAGACTAGATGATGTTGCTACTGGTTTGTCTGGCGGACAACAACAAAGACTTTGTATCGCTAGGGCAATATCTATCAAACCTGAAATAATTTTAATGGATGAACCATGTTCGGCTCTAGATCCTATTGCGACTGCTAAGATTGAACAGTTAATTAATGAATTAAAACAAAACTATACTATCATAATTGTAACTCATTCAATGGCACAAGCATCAAGAGTTTCATATAAAACAGCTTTTTTTCACCTTGGAAATTTAGTTGAATATGGAGATACTTCTAAAATTTTTACGAAACCAGATAATCAAAAAACGAATGACTACATAACAGGGAGGTTCGGCTAA
- a CDS encoding two component response regulator (PFAM: Response regulator receiver domain; Transcriptional regulatory protein, C terminal~TIGRFAM: phosphate regulon transcriptional regulatory protein PhoB): MFPKILVVEDDKSISDLISLHLKKNNFEYLVVHNGEDALSHLDTFMPDFVILDWMIPGLSGLEVLRRIRNKQEYKNLPILMLTAKNSEQDKIISFESGLDDYITKPFLPSELIARVKAILKRTSQSNQDQDNLIFNEIKINTVQKKAYRGDRRLNLGPTEFNILFFLLKNKQRVFSREQILNKIWPNQVNVELRTVDVHIRRLRKELNQNEEKDIIRTVRSAGYSLDFDE; this comes from the coding sequence TTGTTTCCTAAAATATTAGTAGTCGAAGATGATAAGTCTATTTCAGACCTTATTTCTTTGCATTTAAAAAAAAATAATTTCGAATACTTAGTTGTTCATAATGGAGAAGACGCATTATCCCATCTTGATACCTTTATGCCAGATTTCGTTATTTTGGATTGGATGATACCAGGCCTTTCCGGCCTAGAGGTTCTTAGAAGAATTCGAAATAAGCAAGAATATAAAAACTTACCTATATTAATGCTTACAGCCAAAAACTCTGAACAAGATAAGATCATTAGTTTTGAAAGTGGATTAGATGATTATATTACTAAGCCTTTTTTACCAAGCGAACTAATTGCGAGAGTGAAAGCAATTTTAAAAAGAACTAGTCAGTCAAATCAGGATCAAGACAATCTTATTTTTAATGAAATTAAAATAAATACTGTTCAAAAAAAAGCTTACAGAGGAGATAGGCGACTTAACCTTGGCCCCACAGAATTTAATATTTTATTTTTCCTCCTAAAGAATAAACAAAGAGTATTCTCTCGAGAGCAGATATTAAATAAGATTTGGCCTAATCAAGTCAATGTGGAGTTAAGAACAGTTGATGTCCATATTCGCAGACTTCGAAAAGAACTAAATCAAAATGAAGAGAAAGACATAATTCGCACAGTTAGGTCGGCTGGTTATTCTCTAGATTTTGATGAATAA
- a CDS encoding ABC transporter,TOBE domain-containing protein (PFAM: ABC transporter; TOBE domain~TIGRFAM: putative 2-aminoethylphosphonate ABC transporter, ATP-binding protein), producing MSEYLTVSNISKSFGSFQALKEASFCVNEGELVCILGPSGCGKTTLLRVIAGLEEQSSGEIVQKGVTISNLPPDQRDFGIVFQSYALFPNLTIKKNIIFGLQTRKQSSEIIENRLNELLSLIGLESHKNKYPAQLSGGEQQRVALARALAPSPGLLLLDEPLSALDAKVRQFLRLEIKNLQKKLGVTTIMVTHDQEEALSMADRIILMNKGVIEQIGTPQELYSKPDTSFTADFIGKTNLISAKKVSENKIKMLGQEFNCSEPLMSEEITVAIRPEDIKISKQESDPNTIQGRVLEIEFLGSYSIGQVEVQYNDQKEILICHLPIDNNEQSSIAKNSQISFSLNPNSLKIVSS from the coding sequence ATGTCAGAATATTTAACAGTATCGAATATCAGTAAATCGTTCGGCTCTTTTCAAGCCTTAAAAGAAGCATCTTTTTGTGTCAATGAAGGAGAGTTGGTTTGTATTCTTGGCCCTTCGGGATGTGGAAAAACGACTTTGCTACGTGTTATAGCCGGGTTAGAAGAACAGAGTTCAGGAGAAATCGTCCAAAAAGGCGTCACCATATCTAACCTTCCCCCAGATCAAAGAGATTTTGGAATCGTCTTTCAGTCTTATGCGCTTTTTCCTAATTTAACGATTAAAAAGAATATTATATTTGGGTTACAAACCCGCAAACAAAGTTCAGAAATAATTGAGAATAGACTTAATGAACTATTATCGTTGATCGGTTTAGAGTCTCACAAAAATAAGTATCCAGCACAACTTTCAGGAGGAGAACAACAAAGAGTAGCTCTTGCAAGGGCGTTGGCACCATCGCCCGGACTTTTATTACTTGATGAACCTTTATCTGCTTTGGATGCAAAAGTTAGACAATTTTTAAGATTAGAAATTAAAAACCTTCAAAAAAAATTAGGCGTTACGACGATTATGGTTACTCATGATCAAGAGGAAGCATTGTCAATGGCCGACCGTATAATTCTAATGAATAAAGGCGTGATCGAACAAATTGGCACCCCTCAAGAACTTTACTCCAAACCTGATACCAGTTTTACGGCTGACTTTATTGGGAAAACAAATTTAATTTCTGCAAAAAAAGTATCTGAGAATAAAATCAAAATGCTTGGGCAAGAGTTTAATTGCAGTGAACCTTTGATGAGTGAAGAGATAACTGTTGCTATACGCCCAGAAGATATCAAAATTTCAAAACAAGAGAGTGACCCCAATACAATTCAGGGTAGGGTATTGGAAATAGAATTTTTAGGCTCTTATTCTATTGGTCAAGTTGAAGTGCAATACAATGATCAAAAAGAAATTCTGATATGTCATTTGCCCATTGACAATAACGAACAAAGCTCAATTGCTAAAAACTCACAAATTTCTTTTTCCCTTAATCCAAATTCTTTGAAAATTGTCTCTAGTTAG
- a CDS encoding phosphate ABC transporter membrane protein, 2, PhoT family (PFAM: Binding-protein-dependent transport system inner membrane component; Domain of unknown function (DUF3333)~TIGRFAM: phosphate ABC transporter, permease protein PstA) — translation MTNIKKRLKAERRFKFYGQLGVFLSLLFVTLLMLKIFTTGSGAFFRTTIEADVFFDPAIMKVDKNSSDKEIERASFEALADSVVNNNFKNLSEDEFIKVREMFTRRFDYQLRDYFLNNKNDFNKTVKMNITASSDLDQIVKGNYPRNVPESQRKINDYQLAILDDLTQQDRIGSTFNFWFFTNGDSRDPETAGIWGAIMGSFYALMVCLAFAFPIGLFASVYLEEYTKPGKITDLIEVNINNLAAVPSIVFGLLGLGMLIGVFNMPFQVPLVGGLTLGFMTLPTIIIACRSSLRAVPPSIRHGALALGATKTQTTFHHVVPLALPGTLTGTIIGMAQALGETAPLLMVGMVAFVMEIPGGPLDPATGLPSQIYLWSESAERGFIEKTSAGIMLLLLFLIVMNLTAVLIRRKVEVKW, via the coding sequence ATGACTAACATTAAGAAACGATTAAAGGCTGAGAGACGATTTAAATTCTATGGACAATTAGGAGTTTTTCTCTCGCTGCTTTTTGTAACGCTGTTAATGTTAAAAATTTTTACTACTGGTAGTGGAGCATTTTTTAGAACCACTATAGAGGCTGATGTTTTTTTTGATCCAGCTATCATGAAGGTTGATAAAAACTCTTCAGATAAAGAAATTGAAAGAGCATCTTTCGAGGCTTTAGCTGATAGTGTGGTAAATAACAATTTCAAAAATTTGAGCGAAGATGAATTTATCAAAGTTAGAGAAATGTTCACTCGTCGATTTGATTATCAACTTAGAGATTATTTTTTGAATAATAAAAATGATTTTAACAAAACTGTGAAAATGAACATCACAGCTTCCTCGGATCTTGACCAAATTGTAAAAGGTAACTATCCAAGAAATGTTCCTGAGTCACAAAGAAAAATAAATGACTATCAATTGGCCATCTTAGATGATTTAACTCAACAAGATCGAATTGGTTCGACTTTTAACTTTTGGTTTTTTACGAATGGAGATTCAAGAGATCCAGAAACGGCAGGTATCTGGGGAGCAATCATGGGCTCTTTTTATGCTTTAATGGTTTGTTTGGCCTTTGCGTTTCCGATAGGTCTTTTTGCTTCAGTCTATTTAGAGGAGTATACAAAACCAGGTAAAATTACTGATTTAATTGAAGTAAATATTAATAATCTTGCAGCAGTTCCATCAATAGTTTTTGGACTACTTGGACTGGGAATGTTAATTGGAGTATTTAATATGCCATTTCAGGTCCCTCTCGTGGGAGGATTGACACTGGGATTCATGACACTGCCAACGATTATTATTGCTTGTCGTTCTTCATTAAGAGCAGTGCCGCCGTCAATTAGGCACGGCGCATTAGCCCTAGGGGCAACTAAGACACAAACAACTTTCCACCACGTGGTTCCACTCGCTCTTCCTGGAACATTAACAGGAACTATTATTGGAATGGCTCAAGCCCTAGGTGAAACCGCCCCTTTGTTAATGGTTGGGATGGTCGCATTTGTAATGGAAATTCCTGGAGGCCCTTTAGACCCTGCAACAGGCCTTCCCTCCCAAATTTATCTTTGGTCTGAAAGTGCCGAGAGAGGTTTTATTGAGAAAACGTCAGCGGGTATAATGCTGCTGCTACTTTTTCTTATTGTAATGAATTTAACTGCTGTTTTAATAAGAAGAAAGGTTGAAGTTAAATGGTAG
- a CDS encoding histidine kinase (PFAM: Histidine kinase-, DNA gyrase B-, and HSP90-like ATPase; His Kinase A (phosphoacceptor) domain) has translation MFVKKNIFILLFFLLSNLSLFFFFEINTILVIYFFEILTVFTFFKLYRQNKIENNGIDQSDTHPKNSEEEILLNFLNQFSFPVFILNENFVISHQNVDAKENFGANDNKDIISVIRDYDFISQFEKYKKNNNYNNFNWNKPLPDNQYFKTEIFKVSKFYIITIVDITFDKLKDEQYSENLMSLTHELKTPLSVIIGYLETINLNNLSNKENQNYLDIINAKTFQIRDLIDQTLKLAEIESLSIQKISNDLHSLLEKSLDNYSILFKKKGIQLHIDILASREIFFDFTPNDFDFVLNNLLSNALKYTPAGKNVYVTAKTQDNKTSIIIKDEGIGISQTDLNKITTKFFRADQSRNSETGGHGLGLAIVDKLLSKNGHKLEFSSVLGEGSTFKIDLLLS, from the coding sequence ATGTTTGTAAAAAAAAATATTTTTATTCTTTTATTTTTTCTTCTCAGCAACTTATCGTTATTCTTCTTTTTTGAAATAAATACTATTTTAGTTATATATTTCTTTGAAATATTAACAGTTTTCACTTTTTTCAAACTATATAGACAAAATAAAATTGAAAATAATGGTATAGATCAATCCGATACTCACCCTAAAAACTCAGAGGAAGAGATCCTATTAAATTTTTTAAATCAATTTTCATTTCCAGTTTTTATTTTGAATGAAAATTTTGTCATTAGTCATCAAAATGTAGATGCTAAAGAAAATTTTGGTGCCAATGATAACAAGGATATCATTTCAGTAATTCGTGATTATGATTTTATTTCTCAATTCGAAAAATATAAAAAAAATAATAATTACAATAATTTTAATTGGAACAAGCCGCTTCCTGATAATCAATATTTTAAAACTGAAATTTTTAAAGTCTCAAAGTTTTATATTATAACAATAGTTGATATTACTTTTGATAAACTAAAAGATGAACAATACAGTGAGAACTTAATGAGCTTAACGCACGAATTAAAAACACCTTTATCTGTAATAATTGGATATCTAGAGACAATAAATTTAAATAATCTCTCAAACAAAGAAAATCAAAATTACTTAGATATTATTAATGCTAAAACTTTTCAAATAAGAGATTTGATAGACCAAACACTAAAGTTGGCCGAAATTGAATCTCTATCAATTCAGAAAATAAGTAATGATTTGCATTCCCTACTAGAAAAATCATTGGACAACTACTCAATTTTGTTCAAGAAGAAAGGTATTCAACTCCATATCGATATCTTAGCTTCAAGAGAAATATTCTTTGATTTCACTCCAAATGACTTTGATTTTGTTTTAAATAATCTTCTATCGAATGCATTGAAGTACACTCCTGCTGGGAAAAATGTATATGTTACAGCAAAGACACAAGATAATAAGACATCTATCATTATTAAAGATGAAGGCATCGGCATTTCTCAAACCGATCTAAACAAAATTACGACTAAGTTTTTTAGAGCCGATCAAAGTAGAAATAGTGAGACAGGCGGGCATGGCCTGGGTCTTGCAATAGTTGATAAATTGCTCTCAAAAAATGGACATAAACTTGAATTTTCAAGTGTTTTGGGTGAGGGATCCACCTTTAAGATAGATCTTCTTTTGTCATAA
- a CDS encoding phosphate ABC transporter substrate-binding protein, PhoT family produces MKKSFVTLLAFVASTLFSVESFARDQINIVGSSTVYPYGTVNAQRLGESGFKTPTYNPTGTGGGMKLFCAGVGVEHPDITGASRNMKSKEAKLCLENGVTNVIEVMWANDGITFSHSNTAEDFALTRNDIWKAMSAHVVVDGEVVENPYTSWNEIRDDLPDYKIEVLVAPPSSGTRDAFDGGVMEKGCDLPEEMEDDCVLYREDGRIIEMGENDTLIAQKLSEDNQRFGYFGYSYLKDNGDKLKAASVEGVLPSGETIASYEYPMARPLFIYLKADHIGVVPGIQEFAQMMVSDDAIGDNGYLTKIGAAPMVPELISRVKNVTDNLDPMGFSIEACANKEHPLKDAGYAFSGKLCP; encoded by the coding sequence ATGAAAAAATCATTTGTAACACTGCTAGCTTTTGTTGCTTCAACACTTTTTTCTGTTGAATCTTTTGCAAGAGATCAAATAAATATAGTAGGCTCATCTACCGTTTACCCATATGGAACTGTAAACGCTCAAAGACTTGGTGAATCAGGATTTAAAACTCCTACATACAATCCAACAGGAACTGGTGGTGGAATGAAATTATTCTGCGCTGGTGTTGGTGTTGAGCATCCAGATATCACAGGTGCTTCAAGAAACATGAAGTCCAAAGAAGCAAAGCTTTGTTTGGAAAATGGCGTAACAAATGTGATCGAAGTAATGTGGGCTAACGACGGAATTACATTTTCTCATTCAAACACAGCTGAGGATTTTGCCCTAACAAGAAACGATATTTGGAAAGCAATGTCAGCACATGTTGTCGTTGACGGCGAAGTTGTTGAGAACCCATATACATCATGGAATGAAATTAGAGACGATCTTCCAGATTACAAAATTGAGGTATTAGTTGCTCCTCCATCATCAGGAACAAGAGATGCATTCGATGGTGGCGTTATGGAAAAAGGATGTGATCTTCCTGAAGAAATGGAAGATGATTGTGTTCTTTATAGAGAAGATGGAAGAATTATCGAAATGGGCGAAAATGATACTCTAATCGCGCAAAAATTATCTGAAGACAACCAGCGCTTTGGTTACTTCGGTTATTCTTATCTAAAAGATAATGGCGACAAGTTAAAAGCAGCAAGTGTAGAGGGTGTATTACCATCTGGTGAAACAATCGCTTCTTATGAGTATCCTATGGCGAGACCATTATTCATTTACTTAAAAGCTGACCACATAGGTGTCGTACCTGGTATCCAAGAATTTGCACAAATGATGGTAAGTGATGATGCTATTGGTGATAACGGTTACTTAACAAAAATTGGCGCCGCTCCTATGGTTCCTGAGTTAATCTCTAGAGTTAAGAACGTTACTGATAATTTAGACCCAATGGGCTTTAGCATCGAAGCATGCGCAAATAAAGAACACCCATTAAAAGATGCAGGCTACGCTTTCTCAGGAAAGCTTTGCCCATAA
- a CDS encoding phosphate ABC transporter membrane protein, 1, PhoT family (PFAM: Binding-protein-dependent transport system inner membrane component; Phosphate ATP-binding cassette transporter~TIGRFAM: phosphate ABC transporter, permease protein PstC): MVYFALLLLFIISYSFYYFGKSRALKLKFNGNQKLASLPDYYGYFLVLVVFLPSLLIWFILLLYKSNFQEIYVMSPSLFPDIAKWSDAKFGLIMNKISNLALIVNIPEADLLKGQTSLLNMSSESELIAAKNLASFDNIYDWSIVIVFILLPVILGLSVSRFINQKLNVQPIVEKIIINIIRLSSLVAILVTFGIFFSLIFEAIKFFQYVNLFDFFFNTAWNPNRAWVISSGETVDPEILKDAFGWVPLLTGTLLVGSVAMFVAIPLGLASAIYLAEYASTKVRDIAKPIIEILAGIPTVVYGFFAALTLAPMLKNFGDSVGIDISAESALAAGLAMGVMIIPFVSSLSDDVIRSVPNSLRDGSYALGATKSETIKKVILPAALPGIMGSFLLAISRAIGETMIVVMAASLRANLTFNPLEPATTITTQIVTALIGDVEFENPKTLVAFALGLSLFVMTLILNIIAITIVRKYREKYD; this comes from the coding sequence ATGGTCTATTTTGCTCTTCTTCTCCTTTTTATAATTTCATATAGTTTTTATTATTTTGGAAAAAGCAGGGCACTGAAATTAAAATTTAATGGCAACCAAAAATTAGCATCCTTGCCAGACTACTACGGTTACTTTTTAGTGCTTGTAGTTTTTTTACCTTCACTGCTCATTTGGTTTATCCTCCTTTTATATAAATCTAATTTTCAAGAAATATATGTGATGTCTCCATCACTGTTCCCAGACATTGCAAAGTGGAGTGATGCAAAGTTTGGATTAATTATGAACAAAATTTCTAATCTTGCCTTGATTGTAAATATCCCAGAGGCAGATTTATTAAAAGGTCAAACTTCATTATTGAATATGTCCTCAGAGAGTGAATTAATTGCAGCTAAGAATCTTGCTTCATTTGACAATATTTACGATTGGTCAATTGTTATTGTCTTTATCTTACTTCCAGTCATTTTAGGTCTCTCTGTTTCACGGTTTATCAATCAAAAATTGAACGTGCAGCCCATCGTCGAAAAAATTATTATCAATATAATTCGTTTAAGCTCTTTAGTTGCTATTTTGGTTACTTTTGGAATATTTTTTTCTTTGATTTTTGAAGCAATAAAATTTTTCCAATACGTCAATTTATTTGATTTCTTTTTTAATACAGCTTGGAATCCTAATCGTGCTTGGGTGATTAGTAGTGGAGAAACGGTTGACCCAGAAATTTTAAAAGATGCATTTGGATGGGTGCCTTTACTTACAGGCACGTTACTGGTGGGATCTGTTGCTATGTTTGTAGCTATACCTTTAGGACTTGCTTCAGCTATTTATCTTGCTGAATATGCATCTACTAAAGTCAGAGATATTGCTAAACCAATCATTGAGATATTGGCCGGAATTCCTACTGTTGTTTATGGTTTTTTTGCTGCTTTAACCTTGGCCCCAATGTTAAAAAATTTTGGTGACTCTGTTGGAATAGACATATCCGCAGAGAGCGCCTTAGCTGCTGGACTTGCAATGGGCGTAATGATTATACCTTTTGTATCATCACTTAGCGATGATGTGATCAGATCTGTTCCTAATTCTCTTCGAGATGGATCCTATGCTTTGGGCGCCACAAAATCTGAGACGATAAAAAAAGTTATTTTGCCTGCTGCGCTTCCAGGTATTATGGGCTCCTTTTTATTGGCTATTTCTAGAGCTATTGGCGAGACCATGATTGTTGTGATGGCTGCAAGTTTACGAGCCAACTTGACGTTCAACCCACTGGAGCCAGCCACAACTATTACGACACAAATTGTTACGGCTTTGATTGGCGATGTAGAATTTGAAAATCCCAAAACTTTAGTTGCCTTTGCTCTAGGTTTATCTTTATTTGTGATGACATTAATTCTTAACATCATTGCCATAACTATTGTAAGAAAGTATCGAGAAAAATATGACTAA